The following DNA comes from Candidatus Methylacidiphilum fumarolicum.
ATGGGAAGAAACAGCCTCGAGTGGGAAGAAAGATGGGCCATTACTGTATAGTTGGAGAGAAGGTTGAGGATATTTTAGCTTTGGATAAACAAGCTTTACAAATTCTGGAAAACAATTTGGCTCAAGACTAGTGGATGCTTAGAGCTTAACAGGAAACTATCCTCCGGCTGTTACGCGGACAAGCTCAAGCCTATCATTTGGTTGGAGAATAGTCTGCTCATATTCTTTTTTTAATAGAGCGTTTTTATTTAACTCAACAAAAACAATGTTCTGATCGAGATTCAATTGTTTGAGAAGCAGTAGAACGGAGGTGTTTTTTGGCACAGAAATAAGCTGACCATTCACTGTAATTTGGATTTGTTCAGGCATGATTCCCAATCCTTCCATACAGGCTCATAGCCCATTTTTTTGAGAACGGTAGCAATTTCTTTAGCATCTCTTCTATCACTTATTTCGAATTGTTCGGTGGCTTTAGCCACTTTTTTTTCTTCTTCACAGAGTGCTATTACTTTTCCTTTAGAACCTCTGTGTAGAGCGTGGATTCCGGCCAAAGTATAGCCTCCTGGTTCTGTTCTGGAACCAGCACTCATCGCCGTGATTCCAAATGGGATCAATCTTTCTCTAAATGCGGGCTCTTCCCTAGTAGAAAGAACAATGCCAACTTGAGGGAAGCAGACACGGAAGGCGCACATAAAATGGAAAATATCCCGATCACCCAATGGATAAGGAGGGGTGAACCCGCCGGCTGCGGGCCGAAGCCGAGGCAAAGAAATGGTAAGATAGGCACGCCAACATTTTTTCAAAAGATAAGAGCAGTGTGCAGCCAGACAAAGTGCTTCTTCTTTCCATGGAGCCAGCCCAAAGAGTGCTCCTATGCCTAATCTTCGTGCACCGGCAGCATACGCTCTTTCCACTGATTCGAGTCTCCAGAAAAAATCTTTTTTGGGACCAAAACGATGGTATAGGCTATAGAGTTCAGGATTATAAGTTTCTTGATAAACAACTACCCCTTCTACTCCTGCTTCTATCATTCTTTCGTACTCAGCAGTCTCTAAAGGCGCAACTTCTATAGCGATTGACGGAAAGAGAGGACGAATTTTGGTTACACACTCTTCTAGATAACTTAAAGAGACAAATTTTGGATGTTCTCCAGCCACAAGGAGGATCGAACGAAAGCCTTCGTTCCAAAGATACGTAGCCTCTTGAAGAACTTCTGATGGAGTAAGGGTAAGCCTCAAAATCGAGTTGTCCCTGGAAAAACCACAATAGGAACAGCTATTAATGCATTCGTTGGAAAGATAAAGAGGGGCATAAAGCCGCAAGGTCTTCCCGAAATAAAGTTGAGTAATTCTTTTGGCTTCCAGAGCAAGCGCCTGCAGTTCATCATCGGTTTTTGGTAAAAGAAGCTTCCAGAATTTCGATAAAAGCCGATCGTTGGCTTGTGAATAAAAGGGGAGTTTACGCAAACTAGGAAAAGTCATGGATATAAATCTAATAAAATAAAAATGGAAACAAAAGCAAGGTCTATAACGCACACTCCTAGCGCCATCACTACGGGTTATGGTTTGAGTGTTGGATAGCTACTCCATGAGCAACTTTTGCCATAGTCCATTTCGGATAATTTCTTTTTGGAACTGGAGGCACCGGTGAATCTTCTGGCTAACTATCTCAAAAGCACAAAAGCGGCATCGACTAATATTAAGGCTACCCCAGATCATTCCATAATGGGTAGGCGATGACGTATGCAACCGCCGAGTATTTTTCTTTCATTAGGCAGCTAGAGTAAAGGTACTCCCCCTAGCTTTCTAGCATCGTAGGATTCTTGGCTAGCAGACTTAGCTAAAACGTTGGCATAGAAAATAAGCTTGTCGTTTTGTTAAACACTCTTCTTTACCATGACGATTACTCTAGGAAGAGGGAGGTCAGGATTCACTTCGCTAGGTTTGATCAACTGAAAGCCACTTTCTTTTAGTTTTTCTAAAATTTGAAAGGCGATTGGAGTAGGTTTGGTTTCATTAGTGAGAGCCTGAGACAAAGT
Coding sequences within:
- the thiH gene encoding 2-iminoacetate synthase ThiH: MTFPSLRKLPFYSQANDRLLSKFWKLLLPKTDDELQALALEAKRITQLYFGKTLRLYAPLYLSNECINSCSYCGFSRDNSILRLTLTPSEVLQEATYLWNEGFRSILLVAGEHPKFVSLSYLEECVTKIRPLFPSIAIEVAPLETAEYERMIEAGVEGVVVYQETYNPELYSLYHRFGPKKDFFWRLESVERAYAAGARRLGIGALFGLAPWKEEALCLAAHCSYLLKKCWRAYLTISLPRLRPAAGGFTPPYPLGDRDIFHFMCAFRVCFPQVGIVLSTREEPAFRERLIPFGITAMSAGSRTEPGGYTLAGIHALHRGSKGKVIALCEEEKKVAKATEQFEISDRRDAKEIATVLKKMGYEPVWKDWESCLNKSKLQ
- the thiS gene encoding sulfur carrier protein ThiS, with protein sequence MPEQIQITVNGQLISVPKNTSVLLLLKQLNLDQNIVFVELNKNALLKKEYEQTILQPNDRLELVRVTAGG